In one Oncorhynchus masou masou isolate Uvic2021 chromosome 23, UVic_Omas_1.1, whole genome shotgun sequence genomic region, the following are encoded:
- the LOC135510691 gene encoding equilibrative nucleoside transporter 2-like, which yields MKDRTDAPRDRGWLVGITFFILGLGTLLPWNFFMTASMYFNRRLNKTEWSNGTVVAQKEYYFNNWMTLLSQLPLLLCTLLNSFFYQRISEMVRIAGSLVFILVLFILTAILVKVTMEEDCFFSVTMATIWFINSFGAVLQGSLFGLVGLLPQRYSAVFMSGQGLAGTFAALAMLVSIASDTDLETAALGYFITPCVGTLLTLLSYLLLPRLEFARFYLDKSRSYEVETTDELLKERDTEQNGKLKGKANCSLANGDASGEEVEVEGGSPKHTFLPLEQVEDRDRKSTVMEVFKKIWVMAFCVVFVFTVTLAVFPAITVDVKTIYPGKWESYFISVCCFLIFNVCDWIGRTVTTLFQWPPKESRLFPVLVVSRVVFVPLLMLCNVQSRSYLPVLFSHDAAFAFIMILFSLSSGYCVCLSMSYAPQLVASKDAETAGALMTFFLGLGLSIGAGFSFLLRLLV from the exons ATGAAGGACCGGACAGACGCCCCGCGTGATAG GGGCTGGTTGGTGGGGATCACCTTCTTCATTCTGGGCCTCGGGACGCTGCTACCATGGAATTTCTTCATGACCGCCTCCATG TATTTCAATAGACGCCTCAACAAGACAGAATGGAGCAACGGCACGGTGGTGGCCCAGAAAGAGTACTACTTCAACAACTGGATGACTCTGCTGTCCCAGCTCCCCCTGCTGCTCTGCACTCTGCTAAACTCCTTTTTCTATCAGCG GATATCAGAGATGGTGCGGATAGCGGGCAGCCTGGTCTTCATCCTCGTCCTCTTCATCCTCACTGCCATCCTGGTCAAGGTCACTATGGAGGAGGACTGCTTCTTCTCTGTTACCATGGCGACCATCTGGTTCATCAACT cgTTTGGAGCGGTGTTACAGGGCAGTCTGTTTGGCCTGGTGGGCTTGCTGCCTCAGAGGTACAGCGCTGTGTTTATGAGTGGCCAGGGGCTGGCCGGCACCTTCGCTGCTCTCGCCATGCTGGTCTCCATAGcca gtgacACAGACCTTGAGACGGCTGCGTTGGGTTACTTCATCACTCCTTGTGTAGGAACACTGCTCACTCTCCTCAGCTACCTCCTCCTGCCTCGCCTG GAGTTTGCCCGGTTCTACTTGGACAAGAGCAGGAGCTATGAGGTGGAGACCACAGACGAGCTGCTGAAAG AGAGGGACACGGAGCAGAACGGCAAGCTGAAGGGCAAGGCCAACTGCTCATTGGCCAATGGTGATGCCAGCGGcgaggaggtggaggtagaggggggCAGTCCCAAGCATACATTCCTTCCCCTGGAGCAGGTTGAGGACAGGGACCGGAAGTCCACCGTCATGGAGGTGTTTAAAAAG ATATGGGTGATGGCATTCTGTGTGGTTTTTGTCTTCACCGTCACTCTCGCTGTGTTTCCTGCCATCACTGTGGACGTCAAAACCATATACCCTGGGAAATGGG AGTCCTATTTCATCTCTGTGTGTTGCTTCCTCATCTTCAACGTGTGTGACTGGATCGGTAGAACCGTCACCACCCTGTTCCAATGG CCTCCCAAGGAGAGTCGTCTGTTCCCGGTGCTGGTGGTCTCCAGGGTGGTGTTTGTTCCCCTGCTGATGCTCTGTAACGTCCAGAGCCGCTCCTACCTCCCCGTCCTCTTCTCCCACGACGCTGCCTTCGCCTTCATCATGatactcttctccctctccagcggCTACTGCGTCTGCCTGTCCATGTCCTACGCCCCACA gCTGGTGGCGTCCAAAGATGCAGAGACGGCTGGGGCCCTGATGACTTTCTTCCTGGGCCTGGGCCTCTCCATCGGGGCTGGCTTTTCTTTCCTGCTGCGTCTACTGGTCTAG
- the LOC135510692 gene encoding serine/threonine-protein phosphatase PP1-beta catalytic subunit-like translates to MAEGELDVDSLIARLLEVRGCRPGKIVQMSEAEVRGLCIKSREIFLSQPILLELEAPLKICGDIHGQYTDLLRLFEYGGFPPEANYLFLGDYVDRGKQSLETICLLLAYKIKYPENFFLLRGNHECASINRIYGFYDECKRRFNIKLWKTFTDCFNCLPIAAIVDEKIFCCHGGLSPDLQSMEQIRRIMRPTDVPDTGLLCDLLWSDPDKDVQGWGENDRGVSFTFGADVVSKFLNRHDLDLICRAHQVVEDGYEFFAKRQLVTLFSAPNYCGEFDNAGGMMSVDETLMCSFQILKPSEKKAKYQYGGMTSGRPVTPPRTAVPPKKR, encoded by the exons TGCGGGGATGTCGCCCTGGGAAGATCGTGCAGATGTCAGAGGCTGAGGTGAGGGGCCTCTGCATCAAGTCCAGAGAGATCTTCCTCAGCCAGCCCATCCTCCTGGAACTGGAGGCTCCCCTCAAGATCTGTG GTGACATCCACGGCCAGTACACAGACCTGCTGCGGCTCTTCGAGTACGGGGGCTTCCCGCCCGAGGCCAACTACCTGTTCCTGGGAGACTACGTGGACCGAGGGAAGCAGTCCCTGGAGACCATCTGTCTACTGCTGGCCTACAAGATCAAATACCCCGAGAACTTCTTCCTCCTCAGGGGCAACCACGAGTGTGCTTCCATCAACCGCATCTACGGCTTCTACGACGAGT GTAAGCGCAGATTCAACATAAAGCTGTGGAAGACATTTACCGACTGCTTCAACTGCCTTCCCATCGCTGCCATCGTGGATGAGAAGATCTTCTGTTGCCATGGAG GCCTTTCTCCAGACTTGCAGTCTATGGAGCAGATCCGTCGCATCATGAGACCCACAGACGTTCCTGACACGG gattGCTGTGTGACCTGCTGTGGTCGGACCCAGACAAAGACGTTCAGGGTTGGGGGGAGAACGACCGCGGGGTCTCGTTCACATTTGGGGCTGATGTGGTCAGCAAGTTCCTCAACCGTCACGATCTGGACCTCATCTGCAGAGCCCACCAG GTGGTGGAGGATGGATATGAGTTCTTTGCCAAGCGGCAGCTGGTGACTCTGTTCTCAGCTCCTAACTACTGTGGAGAGTTTGACAACGCCGGCGGCATGATGAGCGTTGACGAGACCCTGATGTGCTCCTTCCAG ATCCTGAAGCCGTCTGAGAAGAAGGCCAAGTATCAGTATGGAGGGATGACCTCCGGCCGCCCCGTCACCCCGCCCCGCACAGCCGTCCCGCCAAAGAAACGGTGA